The bacterium genomic sequence GTGGGCTTGTTCGAAAAGGCCAAGGCGTTGGCAGAGACCGGGAGTGTAGAAGCCAAGATGCAACTCGCCGTGCTTTACAACAAAGGCGTCGGCACCCCGGTGAATCACGAGCGCGCCTGCGAGTTGTTTCGCGAAGTCGCAGAAACGGGTCTCGCAGAAGCGCAGGCCGCCATCGGCATCTGCCTGATGTCGGATAAAACTCCCGACGGCAAGGCCGCGGAACACTGGCTTCAACTGGCGGCGGCCCAGGGAGTAGCGGGTGCCCACTTCAACCTGGCCCTTCTGTATCTCCGAGGAACCGGAATCGAAGCCAATCGCACCAAGGGTACGCGCTGGGCCCGCTCTGCGGTGGCGTTGAAACACGACGAAGCACAGAGACTGCTCGAAGCGCTCGATGCGAATGCTCGGGATCACTGGTACGTGTTGCCCGCCCCCGAAGACCTC encodes the following:
- a CDS encoding sel1 repeat family protein; amino-acid sequence: MSLHARRAFPFFISLALLSGCAADSATPTDSGPVTTGVDVAGEKQLDLVGLFEKAKALAETGSVEAKMQLAVLYNKGVGTPVNHERACELFREVAETGLAEAQAAIGICLMSDKTPDGKAAEHWLQLAAAQGVAGAHFNLALLYLRGTGIEANRTKGTRWARSAVALKHDEAQRLLEALDANARDHWYVLPAPEDL